A genomic stretch from Pectinophora gossypiella chromosome 13, ilPecGoss1.1, whole genome shotgun sequence includes:
- the LOC126371949 gene encoding uncharacterized protein LOC126371949, translated as MSEEPVQAESRTNEETKNIMMQMADFDFNAPVLVKVIFEDNDEDSNTKQEACQVADDNNGTDIKLDGAGPSEILKDNIIEEHNQDVKKSSSINENDIYVDKPVSDRPPDTVKSLEINVEELISQAIQRVMQNRSDDNKNLKRKSHFEEPCPKIRKETTLTDNIISSNITNNNKTDSCIPQNDVSLEDTSVLNKQLPVTNQNTINIPNSNNTNKGNLSESFSTTCGSNPGNLCIMKLLKSVANSLILVIKAHSIWRHAQNKASQEEINTTQNQFLRIRNHFFHIAYSAVEHIIIPQLENMAFVKKFMEEVVKLSNEMKQCVCLETQVKPIFYELVEWTKRKKMWYSSNTGLSLLLQSPHENSLNGSAYNNNIGSGNSVLLPTSETQISIAVKQAYLHGNNNGSTYQESYENSIGRQYPPQDNIINRKNDPRFFEKPPPLYRHTTTGNSWQNESAVTSAWNCMEVQANANQQPHSVRNHQNVEVTRSRSTDSGFASPVHFNNTGLTNNSKGDNFSRSATPIITHITSLNPDAQYIKEGMCHVCGTITHAMCVGCYKKYYCSLECQRADWKFHSAICRER; from the exons ATGAGTGAAGAACCTGTGCAAGCAGAAAGCCGGACAAATGAAGAAACAA AAAACATTATGATGCAGATGGCAGATTTTGACTTCAACGCACCTGTGCTAGTAAAAGTCATATTTGAAGACAATGATGAAGATTCAAATACCAAACAAGAAGCATGTCAAGTAGCTGACGATAATAACGGCACAGACATAAAACTAGATGGTGCCGGTCCCAGCGAGATTCTTAAGGATAATATTATAGAAGAACATAATCAAGATGTTAAAAAATCCAGTTCAATAAATGAAAATGATATTTATGTTGACAAACCAGTTAGTGATAGACCTCCAGATACCGTTAAATCTCTTGAAATAAATGTAGAAGAACTCATAAGTCAAGCAATACAAAGAGTAATGCAAAATCGTTCCGATgacaacaaaaatttaaaaagaaaatcacattttgaAGAGCCTTGCCCAAAAATAAGGAAGGAAACAACTCTTACTGATAACATTATCAGTAGTAATATTACGAACAATAACAAAACTGACAGTTGCATTCCACAAAATGACGTGAGCCTAGAAGATACTTCAGTACTAAATAAGCAGCTACCTGTAACAAATCAGAATACTATTAATATTCCAaatagtaacaatacaaacaaagGAAACTTATCTGAATCTTTTAGCACCACTTGTGGTAGTAACCCGGGAAACCTATGCATTATGAAGCTTTTGAAATCTGTTGCCAATAGCTTAATACTGGTTATAAAAGCTCATAGTATCTGGCGCCATGCCCAAAACAAAGCTTCAcaagaagaaataaatacaaCACAAAATCAATTTTTGCGAATTAGAAACCATTTCTTCCATATTGCATATAGCGCTgttgaacatattattataccacAGCTAGAAAACATGGCGTTTGTCAAAAAGTTTATGGAAGAAGTTGTAAAATTAAGTAATGAGATGAAACAATGCGTATGTTTAGAAACACAGGTAAAACCGATTTTCTATGAACTAGTGGAATGgacaaaacgaaaaaaaatgtgGTACAGTAGTAATACAGGACTAAGTTTACTCCTCCAATCACCACATGAAAACTCGTTGAATGGTAGtgcatacaataataatataggttctGGAAATTCTGTATTATTACCTACATCTGAAACCCAAATCAGTATCGCAGTTAAGCAGGCTTATTTGCATGGTAATAACAATGGGAGCACTTACCAAGAGTCTTATGAAAACAGTATTGGCCGTCAATATCCACCCCAAGACAATATTATTAACAGAAAAAACGATCCAAGGTTTTTTGAAAAACCGCCTCCACTCTATCGGCACACGACCACAGGAAATTCTTGGCAAAACGAAAGTGCCGTAACAAGTGCATGGAACTGTATGGAAGTGCAAGCGAATGCTAATCAACAGCCGCATTCGGTCCGAAATCATCAAAATGTGGAGGTTACCAGATCACGCTCAACTGATAGCGGATTTGCGAGTCCAGTCCACTTCAATAACACGGGCCTGACG AATAATAGCAAAGGAGACAATTTCTCGCGGTCTGCTACGCCGATAATAACGCACATAACCTCGTTAAATCCTGACGCCCAGTACATTAAAGAGGGAATGTGTCACGTCTGTGGGACTATCACGCATGCGATGTGCGTAGGatgctataaaaaatattattgcagTTTAGAATGCCAG cGGGCAGATTGGAAGTTTCACAGCGCAATATGCAGAGAGAGATAA
- the LOC126371952 gene encoding uncharacterized protein LOC126371952 translates to MTLLKKLSLNLKNLSIISDVFNVRLSINEIINTIETSLLTLSFKVDDILNAILFAKSNVLHPAILNPTQLYNELINSVNNLPRYREFPIKIELDSIHKIMIISELSCYSVDNKIIFVFKVPLVHHMKYYLYQNIPLPVPHDSQNPSSYAMIIPTTRYIAISEDKTSYCTLSQLDQCKQIGSQLFICSKLNEYSSVDTSSNCELEIITKSVVSLPKSCNSRFLTGKINIWERIKDDKWLYVQSENNKLSIECKTDLSEFSLSGTGILNLPDNCIAYFKNIRLLSKSSSKIYVNEVNSDFNIINDSCCNLDKYKSQLPSITYVNLTSLNIDSLSGIKHKTDDLITELKSLKNQPNITETLYYTYPTLSVISVLSIVLIVIYIMLKSKYCKLCRSPVTKPENLNNPENPESIEITELPSTSHPRLKVG, encoded by the coding sequence ATGACGCTGTTGAAAAAATTAAGTTTGAACCTTAAGAACTTATCTATCATATCAGATGTTTTTAATGTAAGGCTTAGTATTAacgaaataattaatacaattgAAACTAGTTTATTAACCCTTTCCTTTAAGGTAGATGATATTTTAAACGCGATTTTATTTGCTAAAAGCAACGTGTTACATCCCGCAATTTTAAACCCAACTCAATTATATAATGAGTTAATTAATAGTGTAAACAATTTACCAAGATATAGGGAATTTcctataaaaatagaattagataGTATACATAAGATAATGATAATTTCAGAGTTAAGTTGTTATAGTGTAgataataaaatcatatttgTATTCAAAGTTCCACTAGTACATcacatgaaatattatttatatcagaATATCCCGCTACCTGTACCTCATGATTCGCAGAATCCCAGCTCATATGCAATGATAATCCCCACAACTAGATACATTGCAATAAGCGAAGACAAAACATCCTATTGCACCTTATCGCAATTGGACCAGTGTAAACAAATTGGCTCTCAGTTGTTCATATGCAGCAAACTAAATGAATATTCATCTGTTGATACTAGCTCTAACTGTGAACTTGAGATAATAACTAAATCTGTAGTGTCATTGCCAAAATCTTGTAATTCTAGATTTCTCAccggtaaaataaatatttgggaAAGAATCAAAGATGATAAATGGTTGTATGTTcaatctgaaaataataaactgtcTATTGAATGCAAAACAGACTTATCAGAATTCAGTTTATCCGGCACTGGTATTCTTAACTTACCTGATAACTGTATtgcttattttaaaaacattcgaTTACTGTCTAAGTCTAGCTCTAAGATTTATGTTAATGAGGTAAATTccgattttaacattattaatgatAGTTGTTGTAATTTGGATAAGTATAAAAGTCAATTACCATCTATTACATACGTAAACCTAACATCACTAAATATTGACAGTTTATCCGGAATAAAGCATAAAACTGATGATTTAATCACAGAATTGAAATCACTAAAGAATCAGCCAAACATTACTGAAACACTATATTATACTTATCCAACTTTATCTGTAATTAGCGTATTAAGTATTGTTCTTATTGTAATCTACATTATGCTGAAAtcaaaatattgtaaattatgCCGCTCTCCCGTCACGAAACCTGAAAATCTCAATAATCCTGAAAATCCTGAAAGTATCGAAATCACAGAATTACCTTCAACTTCACACCCCAGACTTAAAGTAGGGTAA
- the LOC126371953 gene encoding SREBP regulating gene protein yields the protein MMLLIYLPFSYHWSSKHGAYTMWYAALVRFIRRRLVLGIIFASSLTYCIVSFLREGSHRHMIYQDVSIERKPFVWRTLQEHNDTNDGISCRNSVQGKLLLVDDRGYICQRSDMMKNGCCDPDAESSKKYSCESCKENNCCIIYEHCVSCCLDPGKRDMLELVLSKLSAEENVLFRTLSDDYELCLTKCRTSSHSVLHENSYKDPAHKHCFGHEPPKFRTPD from the exons ATgatgttattaatttacttaccatTTTCATATCATTGGTCGAGTAAACACGGCGCCTATACGATGTGGTATGCAGCGTTGGTGCGTTTCATCAGAAGGAGATTAGTATTGGGAATAATATTTGCATCTTCACTGACATACTGTATCGTTAGTTTCTTACGAGAG GGTAGCCACAGACATATGATATACCAGGATGTATCAATAGAGCGGAAGCCGTTTGTTTGGCGAACTCTACAAGAGCACAATGATACAAATGACGGCATATCATGCAGGAACTCTGTACAGGGGAAACTACTTTTAGTAGATGATAGAG GATACATTTGTCAAAGATCAGACATGATGAAGAATGGATGTTGTGACCCCGACGCGGAGTCTTCTAAGAAGTACAGTTGTGAGTCCTGCAAGGAGAACAACTGTTGCATTATTTACGAACATTGTGTCTCGTGCTGTTTAGATCCAGGAAAG AGAGACATGTTAGAGCTAGTATTATCAAAACTCTCAGCGGAAGAAAATGTGTTGTTCCGCACTTTGAGTGACGACTATGAGTTGTGTCTAACCAAGTGTCGAACCAGCTCACATAGCGTCCTTCACGAGAACTCGTACAAGGACCCTGCACACAAACACTGCTTCGGCCACGAACCGCCCAAGTTCAGGACACCAGACTAG